A stretch of the Streptomyces sp. NBC_01428 genome encodes the following:
- a CDS encoding polyprenyl synthetase family protein codes for MTATASPAAAGPRTGTASPDAPSILRRCRDLTAPALTDAIDGLHPWVAEMARYTLGLREADGAAAGPGRGKGIRQALAVLGAEAVSGPGSAGVPGAVAVELVHTFSLLHDDIMDGDALRRGRPALWKAYGTGPAVLAGDALFALGIETLAVTPHAGPAVRQLTTALGDLVGGQADDLLFAQRPWTGPEAVRAGEYVTMAERKTGALLGCALALGARLAGAPDHTANELDLIGRHLGVAFQIADDVLGIWGEPERTGKPVHGDLRQGKKTLPVLAALGAAPGGGELAELLTAPGALDSDGARRAAALVERAGGRTRAEHETRRHLAEARTRLTALRLAPGPVGELGTLLSALAGRTV; via the coding sequence GTGACAGCCACCGCGTCACCGGCCGCGGCCGGGCCCCGCACCGGTACGGCATCACCCGACGCCCCGTCCATCCTGCGTCGCTGCCGCGACCTCACCGCGCCCGCCCTGACGGACGCGATCGACGGACTGCACCCCTGGGTCGCGGAGATGGCCCGCTACACGCTGGGCCTCCGCGAGGCCGACGGCGCGGCCGCCGGCCCCGGCCGGGGCAAGGGGATCCGACAGGCGCTGGCGGTGCTCGGTGCCGAGGCGGTGTCCGGGCCGGGGTCGGCGGGCGTGCCGGGAGCCGTGGCGGTGGAGCTCGTCCACACGTTCTCGCTGCTCCACGACGACATCATGGACGGCGACGCGCTGCGCCGCGGCCGCCCCGCGCTCTGGAAGGCATACGGCACCGGGCCCGCCGTGCTCGCGGGCGACGCGCTGTTCGCCCTGGGCATCGAGACCCTCGCCGTCACGCCCCACGCGGGCCCTGCCGTACGGCAGTTGACCACCGCCCTCGGCGACCTGGTCGGCGGCCAGGCCGACGACCTGCTCTTCGCGCAGCGACCCTGGACCGGGCCGGAGGCGGTCCGCGCGGGGGAGTACGTGACGATGGCCGAGCGCAAGACGGGTGCGCTGCTCGGCTGCGCGCTCGCGCTCGGCGCGCGGCTGGCGGGTGCTCCCGACCACACGGCAAATGAACTCGACCTCATCGGACGGCACTTGGGCGTCGCGTTCCAGATCGCGGACGACGTGCTGGGCATCTGGGGCGAGCCGGAGCGCACCGGCAAGCCGGTCCATGGCGATCTGCGCCAGGGGAAGAAGACGCTGCCGGTCCTGGCCGCCCTCGGCGCGGCGCCGGGAGGCGGCGAACTCGCCGAACTCCTCACCGCCCCGGGCGCCCTCGACAGCGACGGCGCTCGTCGCGCGGCGGCCCTCGTCGAGCGGGCCGGGGGACGCACCCGGGCCGAACACGAGACCCGACGCCACCTCGCCGAAGCGCGGACGCGTCTGACGGCCCTGCGACTCGCACCCGGCCCCGTCGGCGAACTGGGCACCCTGCTCTCGGCGTTGGCCGGGCGGACGGTCTGA
- a CDS encoding M4 family metallopeptidase: MRRPHIRRVAIAVAVTTAATLPGPALAAVPDAPARAAAASSSPVAAARAAAFAHADDTGVAQGDTLRAKDVMTDPDGKQHVRFVRAHQGLPVLGGDLVVHLGDRSQYLGVTRAAGHPVEPATVRAELTPQQAERKAADEARGDAGAARLVVDAREGAAALAYQVTVTDSGTTEAGGSRTVVVDAHTGRIRSSIPDNDEFISPSLADTLRERGGSATPQTGLAAGLPGLTSAARAGHYPATATGSGASLFAGKVALTTTRTARTSYVLKDPTRWNTETRDARGQELESFARGKKITDGDNKWGTGTTASRASAAVDAQYGITKTLDFYKKTFGRKGIKNNSAGARGMVHFGNKVGNAFWDSTCGCMLYGDGDGQFFKKPLVVLDVTGHELTHGVVDATAALEPTRVDDEGNQYGEAGSLNESLADIFGSNVEFAAKNPKNPPNYLVGEKLGLAQKFLRRLDHPSLDLLEEAVDYWSPAAYDTEVHAGSGVSSHAYYLLAEGSGRKTIGGVTYDSPTYDGSRVTGIGRTKATAVFYRALTRYMVSTTDFHDARKATLKAAADLYGSTGTEYKAVGRAWAAVNVTAANTPAAKH; encoded by the coding sequence GTGCGTAGACCCCACATACGCCGCGTGGCCATAGCCGTCGCCGTGACGACGGCCGCCACGCTTCCGGGCCCCGCCCTCGCGGCCGTGCCCGACGCTCCCGCCCGCGCGGCGGCCGCGTCCTCGTCGCCGGTGGCGGCGGCCAGGGCGGCCGCCTTCGCCCACGCGGACGACACCGGGGTGGCCCAGGGCGACACCCTGCGGGCCAAGGACGTGATGACGGACCCCGACGGCAAGCAGCACGTGCGGTTCGTCCGCGCCCACCAGGGCCTGCCGGTCCTCGGCGGCGACCTGGTCGTGCACCTCGGGGACCGGTCGCAGTACCTGGGCGTGACCCGGGCCGCCGGTCATCCGGTCGAGCCCGCCACCGTACGGGCGGAACTGACGCCCCAGCAGGCGGAGCGGAAGGCGGCCGACGAGGCCCGGGGCGACGCGGGTGCCGCCCGACTCGTCGTGGACGCCCGCGAGGGCGCCGCCGCCCTCGCCTACCAGGTGACCGTGACGGACAGCGGCACCACGGAGGCCGGCGGCTCCCGCACGGTCGTCGTGGACGCCCACACCGGCAGGATCCGCAGCAGCATCCCGGACAACGACGAGTTCATCTCGCCTTCCCTGGCCGACACCCTGCGCGAACGGGGCGGCAGCGCCACCCCGCAGACCGGTCTCGCCGCCGGACTCCCGGGCCTCACGAGCGCCGCGCGAGCGGGCCACTACCCGGCGACGGCGACCGGAAGCGGCGCCTCGCTCTTCGCCGGGAAGGTGGCGCTGACCACCACCCGGACCGCCCGGACCAGCTATGTCCTCAAGGACCCGACCCGGTGGAACACCGAGACCCGGGACGCCAGGGGACAGGAACTGGAGTCCTTCGCGCGGGGCAAGAAGATCACCGACGGCGACAACAAGTGGGGCACCGGCACCACCGCCTCCCGGGCCAGCGCCGCGGTGGACGCGCAGTACGGCATCACCAAGACCCTGGACTTCTACAAGAAGACCTTCGGCCGCAAGGGCATCAAGAACAACAGCGCCGGCGCCCGCGGGATGGTCCACTTCGGCAACAAGGTCGGCAACGCGTTCTGGGACTCGACCTGCGGCTGCATGCTGTACGGCGACGGCGACGGCCAGTTCTTCAAGAAGCCGCTCGTCGTCCTCGACGTCACCGGCCACGAGCTGACCCACGGAGTCGTCGACGCGACCGCGGCGCTCGAACCCACCCGCGTGGACGACGAGGGCAACCAGTACGGCGAGGCGGGCTCCCTCAACGAGTCGCTGGCCGACATCTTCGGCTCGAACGTCGAGTTCGCGGCCAAGAACCCGAAGAACCCGCCGAACTACCTGGTGGGCGAGAAACTGGGCCTCGCGCAGAAGTTCCTGCGCCGCCTGGACCACCCGTCCCTGGATCTGCTGGAGGAGGCCGTCGACTACTGGTCGCCCGCCGCCTACGACACCGAGGTGCACGCCGGTTCCGGTGTCTCCTCGCACGCGTACTACCTGCTCGCCGAGGGCAGCGGACGCAAGACGATCGGCGGCGTGACCTACGACTCGCCGACGTACGACGGTTCCCGCGTGACCGGCATCGGCCGGACCAAGGCGACGGCCGTCTTCTACCGGGCGCTGACCCGCTACATGGTCTCGACGACCGACTTCCATGACGCGCGCAAGGCCACGCTCAAGGCCGCCGCGGACCTGTACGGGTCGACCGGCACCGAGTACAAGGCGGTGGGCAGGGCCTGGGCGGCGGTGAACGTCACCGCGGCCAACACCCCCGCCGCGAAGCACTGA
- a CDS encoding AIM24 family protein, with protein sequence MKSDLFSSDHMVQPAVAAGMTLQNAKSIKYAVQGEMFARQGAMVAYRGSLQFERKGQGVGGMLKRAVTGEGLPLMAVRGQGEAWFAHEAQNCFIVGIEPGDVFTVNGRNVLCFDATLSYDIKTVKGAGITGGGLFNSVFTGHGDLGLICEGNPLVIPVTQQQPVFVDTDAVVGWTAHLRTSLHRSQSIGSMIRGGSGEAVQLKLEGEGYVVVRPSEVTPQKQQQH encoded by the coding sequence ATGAAGAGTGATCTCTTTTCCAGTGACCACATGGTGCAGCCCGCCGTCGCGGCGGGCATGACGCTGCAGAACGCCAAATCCATCAAGTACGCCGTCCAGGGGGAGATGTTCGCGCGCCAGGGCGCGATGGTCGCCTACCGGGGCAGCCTCCAGTTCGAGCGCAAGGGCCAGGGCGTGGGCGGCATGCTCAAGCGTGCCGTCACCGGTGAGGGGCTTCCGCTGATGGCCGTCCGCGGGCAGGGCGAGGCCTGGTTCGCGCACGAGGCGCAGAACTGTTTCATCGTGGGCATCGAGCCGGGCGACGTCTTCACGGTCAACGGCCGCAACGTTTTGTGTTTCGACGCCACGCTGTCGTACGACATCAAGACCGTGAAGGGTGCGGGCATCACCGGCGGTGGCCTGTTCAACAGTGTCTTCACCGGCCACGGCGACCTGGGCCTGATATGCGAGGGCAACCCTCTGGTCATTCCCGTCACGCAGCAGCAGCCGGTGTTCGTCGACACGGACGCCGTCGTCGGCTGGACCGCTCACCTGCGGACCTCCCTGCACCGGTCGCAGTCCATCGGCTCGATGATCCGCGGGGGATCCGGCGAGGCGGTGCAGCTGAAGCTGGAGGGCGAGGGCTATGTGGTCGTCCGGCCCAGTGAGGTGACTCCCCAGAAGCAGCAGCAACACTGA
- a CDS encoding NADPH-dependent FMN reductase — protein sequence MSVRILALVGSLRAGSHNRQLAEAAVKLAPEGAEVDLFEGLAEIPFYNEDIDVEGDVPPAAARLREVAGSADAFLLFSPEYNGTIPAVLKNAIDWLSRPYGAGAFTGKPVVVVGTAYGQFGGVWAQDEARKAVGIAGGTVLEDVKLSVPGSVVRFAETHPADDAEVAAQIAEVVNRLHSHVGAVEVA from the coding sequence ATGTCCGTTCGCATCCTCGCGCTCGTCGGCAGCCTGCGCGCCGGTTCCCACAACCGTCAGCTCGCCGAGGCGGCCGTGAAGCTCGCCCCGGAGGGTGCCGAGGTCGACCTCTTCGAGGGCCTCGCCGAGATCCCCTTCTACAACGAGGACATCGACGTCGAGGGCGATGTTCCCCCCGCCGCGGCCCGGCTGCGTGAGGTGGCCGGCTCCGCCGACGCCTTCCTGCTCTTCTCCCCCGAGTACAACGGCACCATCCCGGCCGTGCTGAAGAACGCCATCGACTGGCTGTCCCGTCCCTACGGCGCCGGCGCCTTCACCGGCAAGCCGGTCGTCGTGGTCGGCACCGCGTACGGCCAGTTCGGCGGCGTGTGGGCGCAGGACGAGGCCCGCAAGGCCGTGGGCATCGCCGGCGGCACCGTCCTCGAGGACGTCAAGCTCTCCGTCCCCGGCTCCGTGGTCCGCTTCGCGGAGACGCACCCGGCCGACGACGCGGAGGTCGCCGCCCAGATCGCCGAGGTCGTGAACCGTCTGCACAGCCACGTCGGCGCGGTCGAGGTCGCCTGA
- a CDS encoding TetR/AcrR family transcriptional regulator, with the protein MSTPLPPFPKRQDPSDEPVLMELTAPGAAPLRADAARNRARLLEAAARLVEEQGVDRLTMEAVATAAAVGKGTVFRRFGDRTGLLMALLDHTEQRFQAAFMTGPAPLGPGASPAERLRAFGCRTLRQTSEQLDLYLAAEPDASRRFTSAPYRVRLMHVCMLLRQAGSGADVELVAQTLMGYLDPVLVSHLTRQRGMPLERLESGWRDLVDRSLAPRPARPGGE; encoded by the coding sequence ATGTCCACGCCACTCCCACCGTTCCCGAAGCGACAGGACCCGTCCGACGAGCCCGTTCTGATGGAGCTGACCGCCCCCGGCGCCGCCCCGCTGCGCGCCGACGCGGCCCGCAACCGCGCGCGGCTCCTGGAGGCCGCCGCCCGCCTGGTCGAGGAGCAGGGAGTGGACCGGCTCACGATGGAGGCCGTCGCCACCGCGGCGGCGGTGGGCAAGGGGACCGTCTTCCGGCGCTTCGGCGACCGCACCGGCCTGCTGATGGCCCTGCTCGACCACACCGAGCAGCGCTTCCAGGCCGCCTTCATGACCGGCCCGGCGCCCCTGGGGCCCGGTGCCTCACCGGCGGAGCGGCTGCGCGCCTTCGGCTGCCGCACCCTGCGCCAGACCTCCGAGCAGCTCGACCTGTACCTCGCCGCCGAGCCCGACGCGAGCCGCCGTTTCACGTCCGCGCCGTACCGGGTGCGGCTGATGCACGTCTGCATGCTGCTGCGCCAGGCGGGCTCGGGCGCGGATGTCGAACTGGTCGCCCAGACTCTGATGGGCTACCTGGACCCGGTGCTCGTCAGCCATCTCACCCGGCAGCGCGGAATGCCTCTGGAGCGCCTGGAGTCCGGCTGGCGCGACCTGGTGGACCGCAGTCTCGCTCCCCGGCCGGCCCGGCCCGGCGGTGAGTAG
- a CDS encoding glycoside hydrolase family 64 protein, which translates to MAAATLTTTLLTFGTPSRAEAAVPATIPLTFTNNSGRNEPVYIYDLGTQLSTGQQGWADAGGAFHAWPAGGNPPTPAPDASIVGPANGQTKTIQLPKFSGRLYFSFGQKLDFRVTTGGLVQPAVQNPSDPNHNILFNWSEYTLNDSGLWINSTQVDMFSAPYAVGVKAADGTTKTTGHLKAGGYTGFFNALRSQPGGWANLIQTRSDGTVLRALAPGHGIEGGALPATVMDDYVNRVWQKYSSSTLTVTPFGDQPNTKYFGRVSGNVMNFTNSSGAVVTSFQKPDSDSIFGCYKKLDAPNDLVRGPISRTLCAGFNRSTLLTNPNQPDANSANFYADSVTNQYARKIHAQMADGKAYAFAFDDVGNYESLVHDGNPQQAYVTLDPFS; encoded by the coding sequence CTGGCCGCTGCCACGCTCACGACGACCCTGCTCACCTTCGGCACACCCTCCCGTGCCGAGGCGGCGGTCCCCGCGACCATCCCCCTCACGTTCACGAACAACTCGGGCCGCAACGAACCCGTCTACATCTACGACCTCGGCACCCAGCTCTCGACGGGACAGCAGGGCTGGGCCGACGCCGGCGGCGCTTTCCACGCCTGGCCGGCGGGCGGCAACCCGCCGACCCCCGCGCCCGACGCGTCGATCGTGGGCCCGGCCAACGGGCAGACGAAGACGATCCAGTTGCCCAAGTTCTCCGGGCGGCTCTACTTCTCGTTCGGGCAGAAGCTCGACTTCCGCGTGACCACCGGCGGTCTCGTGCAGCCGGCCGTGCAGAATCCGAGCGACCCGAACCACAACATCCTCTTCAACTGGTCCGAGTACACGCTCAACGACTCCGGCCTGTGGATCAACAGCACCCAGGTCGACATGTTCTCCGCCCCGTACGCCGTCGGCGTCAAGGCGGCCGACGGGACCACGAAGACCACCGGGCACCTCAAGGCGGGCGGATACACCGGCTTCTTCAACGCGCTGCGGAGCCAGCCGGGCGGCTGGGCGAACCTGATCCAGACCCGGTCCGACGGCACCGTGCTGCGGGCGCTCGCCCCGGGGCACGGCATCGAGGGGGGCGCGCTTCCGGCCACCGTGATGGACGACTACGTCAACCGCGTGTGGCAGAAGTACAGCTCCTCGACGCTGACGGTGACACCGTTCGGCGACCAGCCGAACACGAAGTACTTCGGCCGGGTCTCCGGCAACGTCATGAACTTCACCAACAGCTCCGGCGCCGTCGTCACCAGCTTCCAGAAGCCCGACTCGGACAGCATCTTCGGCTGCTACAAGAAGCTCGACGCACCCAACGACCTGGTGCGGGGCCCCATTTCCCGCACCCTGTGCGCGGGCTTCAACCGCTCGACGCTGCTGACCAATCCCAACCAGCCGGACGCCAACTCCGCGAACTTCTACGCGGACTCGGTGACCAACCAGTACGCCCGCAAGATCCACGCGCAGATGGCCGACGGCAAGGCCTACGCGTTCGCCTTCGACGACGTCGGCAACTACGAGTCCCTCGTCCACGACGGCAACCCGCAGCAGGCCTACGTGACGCTGGACCCCTTCAGCTGA
- a CDS encoding FadR/GntR family transcriptional regulator produces MEALPRETIVDVLEDRLRTDILDGRHPAGSYLPPERRLADGYGVTRTTLKHAFGRLVQAGLLETRHGVGTRVRDYARLGGADLLPMLVRHDAGWVREVFEVRRGIGALIAERAAVRGTRAQRAELTALLDAVRGADGADAVQLADIEVHRALARATGNRVYVLLTNTLFNAYLPVRSLLKGPFTDPRAAHDRLVPVVEAVTGGDATRAHAAAAAYLRETERIMLDGLA; encoded by the coding sequence GTGGAGGCTCTGCCCCGCGAGACGATCGTCGACGTCCTGGAGGACCGACTGCGCACGGACATCCTCGACGGCCGCCACCCGGCCGGGAGTTACCTGCCCCCGGAGCGACGGCTCGCCGACGGGTACGGCGTCACGCGCACCACGCTCAAGCACGCCTTCGGCCGGCTCGTCCAGGCCGGGCTGCTGGAGACCAGACACGGCGTCGGGACCCGGGTGCGGGACTACGCCCGGCTCGGTGGGGCGGATCTGCTGCCGATGCTGGTCCGGCACGACGCCGGATGGGTGCGCGAGGTCTTCGAGGTCCGTCGCGGCATCGGCGCCTTGATAGCCGAGCGGGCCGCCGTCCGGGGCACCCGCGCCCAGCGCGCCGAACTGACCGCACTGCTCGACGCCGTCCGCGGGGCCGACGGCGCCGACGCGGTACAGCTCGCCGACATCGAGGTGCACCGGGCCCTGGCCCGGGCCACCGGCAACCGTGTCTACGTCCTGCTGACCAACACCCTCTTCAACGCCTACCTGCCCGTCCGCTCGCTCCTGAAGGGCCCCTTCACCGATCCCCGGGCGGCGCACGACCGCCTGGTGCCGGTGGTCGAGGCGGTCACCGGCGGGGACGCCACCCGGGCCCACGCGGCGGCCGCCGCCTATCTGCGGGAGACCGAGCGCATCATGCTGGACGGCCTCGCGTGA
- a CDS encoding GMC family oxidoreductase yields the protein MTAEGLVAALLADTGDADWPARVPNRLDSVLAGLPRPARAGVRTAVAALETYTVLRTGRRLTALAPGEREDLLGSLAAHPRLAPLLDVLKVPVLLAAGTERMMAGPAPTPPAAPPDPPLDCTPAGDWPARSTADVIVVGSGAGGAMAARTLARAGLDVVVLEEGEHHSTASFGRRAPLDRFAELYRDGGATVALGNPPLLLPVGRAVGGTTVVNSGTCYRTPDHVLARWSGTFGFALADGFGPLLDEVEHTLRVAPQPLDVLGTNGLLALAGAERLGWRAAPLRRNAPGCKGSCQCVVGCPTGAKQSVQLSVLPDACAAGARIVTGVRAHRVLLDRDVPGGPRAAGVLARRADGSELEILAPLVVAAAGTLHTPALLRRSGLGGHPRLGRNLSVHPATSVAGRFAEPVTASRGVLQSVGVEELHDRGVLVEATASPPGMGSFVLPGLGRELRRELEGADHLATLGAMIADRPSGRVMGRDRTVVGYALDPRDADRLMTAVRAMGRLLFAAGAEEVLTGVASAPRARSLDALDDLLAGVGPRDLRLSAFHPTGTVAAGADPGRAPADPEGRLRGVHGVLVADGSVLPACPEVNPQLSIMAAALAVSQAWLDRTGHGR from the coding sequence ATGACCGCCGAGGGACTCGTCGCCGCGCTCCTCGCCGACACGGGCGACGCCGACTGGCCCGCCCGCGTACCGAACCGCCTCGACTCGGTCCTCGCCGGCCTGCCCCGGCCCGCCCGCGCCGGCGTCCGCACCGCCGTCGCCGCCCTGGAGACCTACACCGTCCTGCGCACCGGCAGACGCCTCACCGCCCTCGCGCCCGGTGAACGCGAGGACCTCCTCGGCTCCCTCGCCGCGCACCCCCGGCTCGCCCCGCTCCTCGACGTCCTCAAGGTTCCCGTACTGCTCGCCGCCGGCACCGAACGGATGATGGCCGGCCCCGCGCCCACGCCACCCGCGGCGCCGCCGGACCCGCCGCTCGACTGCACCCCGGCCGGTGACTGGCCCGCCCGGAGCACCGCCGACGTGATCGTCGTCGGCTCCGGCGCGGGCGGCGCCATGGCCGCCCGGACCCTCGCCCGCGCCGGACTCGACGTGGTGGTCCTGGAGGAGGGCGAGCACCACTCCACGGCCTCCTTCGGACGCCGGGCACCCCTCGACCGGTTCGCCGAGCTGTACCGGGACGGCGGCGCCACCGTCGCCCTCGGCAACCCGCCGCTGCTGCTGCCGGTCGGCCGCGCGGTCGGCGGCACCACCGTCGTCAACTCCGGTACCTGCTACCGGACTCCGGACCACGTCCTGGCCCGCTGGAGCGGCACGTTCGGCTTCGCGCTCGCCGACGGGTTCGGGCCCCTCCTCGACGAGGTGGAACACACCCTCCGGGTGGCGCCGCAACCCCTCGACGTCCTCGGCACCAACGGCCTGCTCGCCCTCGCCGGCGCCGAACGACTCGGCTGGCGGGCCGCGCCCCTGCGCCGCAACGCGCCCGGCTGCAAAGGCTCGTGCCAGTGCGTGGTGGGCTGCCCGACCGGCGCGAAACAGAGCGTCCAGCTCTCCGTCCTGCCCGACGCCTGCGCCGCGGGCGCCCGGATCGTCACCGGGGTGCGCGCCCACCGCGTCCTGCTGGACCGCGACGTGCCGGGCGGACCCCGCGCCGCGGGGGTGCTGGCCCGCCGGGCCGACGGCAGCGAACTGGAGATCCTCGCGCCCCTCGTCGTGGCCGCGGCCGGGACACTCCACACGCCGGCGCTGCTGCGCCGCTCCGGTCTCGGCGGGCACCCCCGCCTCGGCCGCAACCTCAGCGTCCACCCGGCCACCAGCGTCGCCGGACGCTTCGCCGAACCCGTCACGGCCTCGCGCGGCGTCCTGCAGAGCGTCGGCGTCGAGGAACTCCACGACCGCGGTGTCCTCGTCGAGGCGACCGCGAGCCCGCCGGGCATGGGCAGCTTCGTCCTGCCGGGCCTCGGCCGCGAACTGCGGCGCGAACTGGAGGGCGCCGACCACCTCGCGACCCTCGGCGCCATGATCGCCGACCGCCCCTCCGGCCGGGTCATGGGCCGCGACCGCACCGTGGTCGGCTACGCCCTCGACCCGCGCGACGCGGACCGGCTGATGACAGCCGTCCGCGCCATGGGCCGTCTGCTGTTCGCCGCGGGCGCCGAGGAGGTCCTCACCGGTGTCGCGAGCGCGCCCCGGGCCCGCTCGCTAGACGCGCTCGACGACCTCCTCGCGGGCGTGGGGCCCCGCGATCTGCGCCTGTCGGCGTTCCACCCGACCGGCACCGTGGCCGCGGGCGCCGACCCCGGGCGCGCTCCCGCCGACCCCGAGGGGCGGCTGCGCGGTGTCCACGGCGTACTCGTCGCGGACGGCTCGGTCCTGCCGGCCTGCCCGGAGGTCAACCCGCAGCTGAGCATCATGGCGGCGGCCCTGGCGGTGTCGCAGGCGTGGCTCGACCGCACGGGACACGGCCGCTGA